From the genome of Mycobacterium dioxanotrophicus, one region includes:
- a CDS encoding helix-turn-helix domain-containing protein, producing the protein MGYRELPPPRGLDDLIECRWLRTGPAAPSRVLPDGCMDLIRLDDDIVVAGPDTMAFTACGSQESVQGLRFRPGVLPRLLGVPAVELRDTRTALRELRSVRHDATLDGLARTLVTASPRAETAPWSLPVLHRITRRLADGATVTETARATGWSSRSLQRHCSAVYGYGPAQLRRILRFRRAVRLLQSGLAPAVVAAQAGYADQPHLHREVRSLAGVSLRQLGSAANRSTEVPSGSSTVA; encoded by the coding sequence GTGGGCTACCGCGAACTGCCACCTCCGCGCGGGCTGGATGACCTGATCGAGTGCCGGTGGTTGCGCACCGGTCCGGCGGCGCCCAGCCGCGTGCTGCCCGACGGTTGCATGGACCTGATCCGACTCGATGACGACATCGTGGTGGCCGGTCCGGACACCATGGCGTTCACGGCTTGCGGCAGCCAGGAATCGGTGCAGGGCTTGCGATTTCGTCCAGGTGTCCTACCGCGACTACTTGGTGTTCCGGCGGTCGAGCTTCGTGACACCCGAACCGCTTTGCGTGAGCTGCGCAGCGTTCGCCATGACGCCACCCTCGACGGTCTGGCCCGCACGCTCGTCACCGCATCCCCGCGCGCCGAGACCGCACCGTGGTCGCTGCCGGTGCTGCACCGGATCACCCGACGGCTGGCCGACGGCGCCACTGTCACCGAAACGGCCCGTGCCACAGGCTGGTCCAGCCGGAGCCTGCAGCGGCACTGCTCGGCGGTGTACGGCTACGGCCCGGCGCAGCTGCGACGCATCCTGCGCTTCCGGCGGGCCGTGCGGCTCCTGCAGTCGGGTCTCGCGCCCGCTGTCGTCGCAGCTCAGGCCGGCTACGCCGATCAACCCCATCTGCACCGCGAGGTACGGTCGCTGGCCGGGGTGTCCCTTCGTCAGCTCGGCAGCGCCGCGAACAGGTCCACCGAGGTGCCGTCCGGGTCTTCGACGGTCGCGTAG
- a CDS encoding 3-oxoacyl-ACP reductase, protein MTTNADIDLSGKVAVVTGAAAGLGRAEAIGLAQAGATVVVNDMAAALDASDVFDEIAAAGSKGVAVAGDISQRSTADELVRTADELGGLGIVVNNAGITRDRILFNMTDEEWDAVIAVHLRGHFLLTRNAATYWRAKAKEGDGTVYGRIVNTSSEAGLSGPVGQPNYGAAKAGITALTLSAARALERFGVRANAIAPRARTAMTAEVFGDAPELADGSVDPLSTDHVVTLVRFLSSPAAEAVNGQLFIVYGPTVTLVAAPTAEQRFTANTDAWAPEDLSVTLRDYFADRDPERGFSATALMTERD, encoded by the coding sequence ATGACCACCAATGCTGATATCGACCTGTCCGGAAAAGTTGCGGTCGTGACCGGCGCGGCCGCCGGGCTCGGCCGGGCCGAAGCCATCGGGCTGGCCCAGGCCGGAGCCACCGTGGTGGTCAACGACATGGCTGCGGCGCTCGACGCTTCGGACGTGTTCGACGAGATCGCCGCGGCGGGTTCGAAGGGCGTGGCCGTCGCCGGTGACATCAGCCAGCGTTCGACGGCCGACGAGCTCGTGCGGACCGCAGACGAGCTGGGTGGGCTGGGCATCGTCGTCAACAACGCGGGCATCACCCGCGACCGGATCCTCTTCAACATGACCGACGAGGAATGGGACGCGGTCATAGCCGTCCACCTGCGCGGCCACTTCCTGCTGACCCGCAACGCGGCCACCTACTGGCGTGCGAAGGCAAAGGAGGGTGATGGCACCGTCTACGGCCGTATCGTCAACACCTCGTCGGAGGCCGGCCTTTCCGGACCCGTCGGTCAGCCCAATTACGGCGCCGCAAAAGCCGGCATCACCGCCTTGACCCTCTCAGCGGCGAGGGCCCTGGAGCGCTTCGGGGTGCGGGCCAACGCCATCGCGCCGCGCGCCCGCACGGCCATGACCGCAGAGGTGTTCGGTGACGCGCCCGAGCTTGCTGACGGTTCGGTCGATCCGCTGTCCACCGACCATGTGGTGACCTTGGTGCGGTTTCTCAGCTCACCGGCAGCCGAAGCCGTCAACGGCCAGCTCTTCATCGTTTATGGTCCAACTGTCACCTTGGTCGCGGCTCCGACGGCGGAACAGCGGTTCACCGCGAATACCGACGCATGGGCGCCGGAAGACCTCAGCGTGACGCTTCGCGATTACTTTGCTGATCGTGACCCTGAGCGTGGATTTTCGGCCACCGCGCTGATGACGGAACGAGACTGA
- a CDS encoding acyl-CoA dehydrogenase family protein, protein MRIGYTPEQEELRRELRAYFSQLMTPERLEALNSSEGEMGRGNVYRETVAQMGKDGWLTLSWPKEFGGQARPPMDGLIFTDEAAIAGAPVPFLTINSVAPTIMHFGTDEQKKFFLPKIAAGELHFSIGYSEPGAGTDLAALRTTAVRDGDDYVVNGQKMWTSLIAYADYVWLAVRTNPEAKKHRGISMLIMPTTAEGFSWTPVHTMSGVDTSATYYQDVRIPVTNLVGEENAGWKLVTNQLNHERVALVSAQPIYVALNGVREWAQNTKDVHGKRLIDSEWVQLNLARVHAKAEVLKLINWELASAQDAAPSPADASAAKVYGTELATEAYRLLMEVLGTSATLRADSHGALLRGRIERFHRSALILTFGGGTNEIQRDIIGMVALGLPRVNR, encoded by the coding sequence ATGCGGATCGGTTACACCCCGGAGCAGGAGGAGCTGCGCCGCGAACTGCGCGCGTACTTCTCCCAGCTGATGACGCCCGAGCGGCTTGAGGCGCTCAACTCCTCAGAGGGCGAGATGGGACGCGGCAACGTCTACCGCGAGACCGTGGCTCAGATGGGCAAGGACGGTTGGCTGACCCTGAGCTGGCCCAAGGAGTTCGGCGGTCAGGCCCGCCCGCCGATGGACGGGCTGATCTTCACCGACGAGGCGGCGATCGCCGGCGCCCCGGTGCCGTTCCTGACCATCAACAGCGTCGCGCCGACGATCATGCATTTCGGCACCGACGAGCAGAAGAAGTTCTTCCTGCCCAAGATCGCCGCGGGTGAGCTGCACTTCTCGATCGGCTACTCCGAGCCGGGTGCCGGCACCGACCTGGCCGCGCTGCGCACCACCGCGGTCCGTGACGGCGACGACTATGTCGTCAACGGCCAGAAGATGTGGACCAGCCTGATCGCCTATGCCGACTATGTGTGGCTGGCGGTACGCACCAACCCCGAGGCGAAGAAGCATCGCGGGATTTCCATGTTGATCATGCCCACCACGGCCGAGGGCTTCTCGTGGACACCCGTGCACACCATGTCCGGTGTCGACACCAGCGCCACCTATTACCAGGACGTGCGTATCCCGGTGACCAACCTGGTCGGCGAGGAGAACGCCGGCTGGAAGCTGGTCACCAACCAGCTCAACCACGAACGTGTCGCGCTGGTCTCCGCCCAGCCCATCTACGTCGCGCTCAACGGAGTCCGCGAGTGGGCGCAGAACACCAAGGATGTGCACGGCAAGAGACTGATCGACTCGGAGTGGGTGCAGCTCAACCTGGCCCGGGTGCACGCCAAGGCCGAGGTGCTCAAGCTGATCAACTGGGAGCTGGCCTCCGCGCAGGACGCCGCGCCGTCCCCGGCCGACGCATCGGCGGCCAAGGTGTACGGCACCGAGCTGGCCACCGAGGCCTACCGGCTGCTCATGGAGGTGCTCGGCACATCGGCGACGTTGCGCGCCGACAGCCACGGCGCGCTGCTGCGCGGCCGCATCGAACGCTTCCACCGCTCGGCGTTGATTCTGACCTTCGGCGGCGGCACCAACGAGATTCAGCGTGACATCATCGGCATGGTTGCCCTCGGCCTGCCCCGAGTGAACCGGTAA
- a CDS encoding acyl-CoA dehydrogenase family protein: MDFKTTEAADDLGGLVRTITESVCTPEHQRELDGLPQRFDRDLWAKLIEADVLSAAAPESLGGGGFGVLEQTAVLTALGRRLAAVPYLESVVLAAGALAAFGSDELAAQWATPAVAGGKILTVALDGEMGQGPVQAQSAGDGYRLTGTRTLVAFGPVADAFLVPAETGSGTRTRGGQESLSVLLVAADDPGVTVTTLDTTARGSVGLLELQGTEVGAGRLIGGADVVDWLTIHADLGRTAYQLGVLERALELTSEYAREREQFDRPIGSFQAVSSRLADGYIDVKGLRLTLTQAAWRLSEDLPADIDVASAAFWAAEAGHRVAHTTVHVHGGVGIDMDHPVHRYFLAAKQTEFGLGGATGQLLRIGRELADTPA; encoded by the coding sequence ATGGACTTCAAGACCACAGAAGCCGCCGACGACCTGGGTGGCCTGGTGCGCACCATCACCGAATCGGTGTGCACGCCCGAACATCAGCGTGAGCTCGACGGACTGCCGCAACGCTTCGACCGCGACCTGTGGGCCAAGCTGATCGAGGCCGACGTGCTCTCGGCCGCTGCCCCAGAGTCATTGGGCGGCGGCGGATTCGGCGTGCTCGAGCAGACCGCGGTGCTTACCGCGCTGGGTCGCCGGCTGGCCGCGGTGCCGTACCTGGAGTCGGTGGTGCTGGCCGCCGGTGCGCTCGCCGCGTTCGGCTCCGACGAGCTAGCGGCCCAGTGGGCGACGCCCGCGGTGGCGGGCGGCAAGATCTTGACGGTCGCGCTCGACGGCGAGATGGGCCAGGGCCCGGTGCAGGCCCAGTCCGCCGGTGACGGATACCGGCTGACCGGTACCCGCACCCTCGTCGCCTTCGGACCGGTGGCCGACGCGTTTTTGGTTCCGGCCGAAACGGGCTCGGGAACCCGCACGCGAGGAGGACAAGAATCCCTCAGCGTTCTCCTGGTCGCCGCTGATGATCCCGGGGTGACGGTGACGACGCTGGACACCACCGCGCGCGGCAGTGTCGGGTTGCTGGAGTTGCAGGGCACCGAGGTCGGTGCCGGACGCCTCATCGGCGGGGCCGACGTGGTGGACTGGCTGACCATCCACGCCGACCTGGGGCGGACCGCCTATCAGCTCGGTGTGCTGGAACGCGCACTCGAGCTCACCTCCGAGTACGCCCGCGAGCGTGAACAGTTCGACCGGCCGATCGGCAGTTTCCAGGCCGTCTCGTCGCGGCTGGCCGACGGCTACATCGACGTCAAGGGGCTGCGGCTGACGCTGACCCAGGCTGCCTGGCGACTGTCGGAGGACCTTCCCGCCGACATCGACGTCGCCAGTGCCGCGTTCTGGGCCGCCGAGGCCGGGCACCGGGTCGCGCACACCACGGTGCACGTGCACGGCGGTGTCGGCATCGACATGGACCATCCGGTGCATCGCTACTTCTTGGCCGCCAAGCAGACCGAGTTCGGGCTCGGTGGGGCGACCGGCCAGCTGCTGCGGATCGGCCGCGAATTGGCAGACACGCCAGCTTGA
- a CDS encoding NAD(P)H-dependent flavin oxidoreductase, which produces MKTDLCERFGIEYPIFVFTPSEKVAAAVSKAGGLGVLGCVRFNDADDLENVLQWMDTNTDGKPYGVDVVMPAKIPTEGPAVDINKLIPQGHRDFVAKTLADLGVPPLSEDEERNEGVLGWLHSVARSHVEVALKHPIKLIANALGSPPNDVIEQVHAAGVPVAALAGSAKHALRHVDNGVDIVVAQGHEAGGHTGEIGSMVLWPEIVDALDGKAPVLAAGGIGTGKQVAAALALGASGVWMGSAFLTSAEYDLGHRLPGGTSTIQEALLRAGTADTVRRKIYTGKPARLLKTKWTDAWDAPDAPEPLPMPLQNILVSEAHQRMNESDNPDTVSMPVGQIVGRMNEIRPVADIIAELVSGFEAATKRLDDVRDS; this is translated from the coding sequence ATGAAGACCGATCTGTGCGAGCGGTTCGGAATCGAATACCCGATCTTCGTCTTCACGCCGTCGGAGAAGGTCGCCGCCGCGGTGAGCAAGGCCGGCGGGCTGGGTGTGCTCGGCTGCGTGCGGTTCAACGACGCCGATGATCTGGAGAACGTCCTGCAGTGGATGGACACCAACACCGACGGCAAGCCCTATGGCGTCGACGTCGTGATGCCCGCCAAGATCCCGACTGAGGGCCCGGCCGTCGACATCAACAAGCTGATCCCGCAGGGCCATCGCGACTTCGTCGCCAAAACCCTTGCCGATCTTGGTGTTCCGCCACTGTCGGAGGACGAGGAGCGCAACGAGGGGGTGCTGGGCTGGCTGCATTCTGTGGCCCGCAGCCACGTCGAGGTGGCGCTCAAGCATCCCATCAAGCTGATCGCCAACGCGCTGGGTTCACCGCCCAACGACGTCATCGAGCAGGTGCACGCCGCCGGTGTGCCGGTGGCAGCGCTGGCCGGCAGCGCCAAGCACGCCCTGCGCCACGTCGACAACGGCGTGGACATCGTTGTCGCACAAGGGCACGAGGCGGGTGGGCACACGGGTGAGATCGGCTCGATGGTGCTGTGGCCGGAAATCGTTGACGCACTTGATGGTAAGGCGCCAGTGCTGGCCGCCGGTGGCATCGGCACCGGCAAGCAGGTCGCGGCGGCGCTGGCGCTGGGGGCGTCGGGCGTGTGGATGGGCTCGGCCTTCCTGACGTCGGCCGAATACGATCTGGGCCACCGTCTCCCCGGCGGCACATCGACCATCCAGGAGGCGCTGCTGCGGGCGGGCACCGCCGACACTGTGCGCCGCAAGATCTACACCGGCAAGCCGGCCCGGCTGCTCAAGACCAAGTGGACCGACGCGTGGGACGCCCCGGACGCACCGGAGCCGCTGCCGATGCCGCTGCAGAACATTCTCGTCAGCGAGGCGCATCAGCGGATGAACGAGTCGGACAATCCGGACACCGTGTCGATGCCGGTCGGTCAGATCGTGGGCAGGATGAACGAGATCCGCCCGGTCGCCGACATCATCGCCGAGCTGGTCAGCGGTTTCGAGGCCGCCACCAAGCGCCTCGACGACGTCCGCGACAGCTAG
- a CDS encoding VOC family protein: MPVLTSTVVEIVAKDLHRSLEFYRLLGLEVPEPRGPHVEVALPGGNKLAFDTEEVIAGMHPGWAPPTSAGRVAIAFGLAAPAEVDELYERLTAAGHQGTLKPFDAPWGQRYATVEDPDGTSVDLFAALPS; the protein is encoded by the coding sequence ATGCCTGTTCTCACGTCGACAGTCGTCGAAATCGTCGCCAAAGACCTGCACCGCTCGCTGGAGTTTTATCGGCTGCTCGGCCTGGAGGTCCCCGAACCCCGCGGACCGCACGTCGAGGTGGCCCTGCCCGGCGGCAACAAGCTGGCCTTCGACACCGAGGAGGTGATTGCCGGCATGCACCCCGGGTGGGCACCGCCCACCTCGGCCGGTCGGGTCGCGATCGCGTTCGGTCTGGCCGCGCCCGCAGAGGTCGACGAGCTCTATGAACGGCTCACCGCCGCGGGGCACCAGGGGACACTCAAACCGTTCGACGCGCCGTGGGGCCAGCGCTACGCGACCGTCGAAGACCCGGACGGCACCTCGGTGGACCTGTTCGCGGCGCTGCCGAGCTGA
- the fadD17 gene encoding long-chain-fatty-acid--CoA ligase FadD17: protein MPSPTVTELLAPLAKVTDRGIYADDTFVSWADHITAGAQLAAALWARLHIRGAGQNPPKPPHVGVLLGNTPFFSSLLVAAGLTGLVPVGLNPTRRGEALARDIARADCQLVLTDNPDTVPPGVDHIDVGSPSWAIELGSHAGAPVTFGDLSADDLFMLIFTSGTSGEPKAVRITHDKVAFPGRMLADRFGLGPADTAYLSMPLFHSNAIMAGWAVAAAAGASIALRRKFSASGFLCDVRRYGATYANYVGKPLSYILATEARPDDADNPLKILYGNEGAPRDLDRFAKRFGVVVVDGFGSTEGGVAIARTPDTPEGSLGPLTDEVAIVDVDTGKACPPGVVGELVNPTGRGWFRGYYNDPDAEAQRMAGGVYHTGDLAYRDENGYAYFAGRLGDWMRVDGENLGTAPIERILLRYPEIVEAAVYPIPDPAVGDQVMAALVLRPGTVFDPAAFRSFLADQSDLGPKQWPSYVRVATELPRTETFKVIKRQLSAQGTDCADPVFRIDSACRAQKYE from the coding sequence GTGCCGAGTCCGACCGTCACGGAACTGTTGGCCCCGCTGGCGAAGGTGACCGACCGCGGCATCTACGCGGACGACACCTTCGTCAGCTGGGCCGATCACATCACGGCCGGAGCGCAACTCGCAGCGGCGTTGTGGGCCCGGCTACATATTCGAGGTGCCGGCCAAAATCCGCCCAAGCCACCGCATGTCGGCGTGTTGCTGGGCAACACCCCGTTTTTCTCCAGCCTGCTGGTGGCCGCCGGGCTGACCGGGCTGGTTCCGGTGGGGCTCAACCCCACCCGGCGCGGCGAGGCACTGGCTCGCGACATCGCGCGGGCCGACTGCCAACTGGTGCTGACCGACAACCCCGACACGGTTCCGCCCGGCGTCGACCACATCGACGTCGGATCACCATCCTGGGCAATCGAACTCGGTTCGCACGCGGGCGCCCCCGTGACGTTCGGGGACCTGTCCGCCGATGACCTGTTCATGCTGATCTTCACGTCGGGCACCAGCGGCGAACCCAAGGCCGTCCGGATCACCCACGACAAGGTCGCGTTTCCCGGCCGGATGCTCGCCGACCGCTTCGGGCTCGGCCCGGCCGATACCGCGTACCTGTCGATGCCGCTGTTCCACTCCAATGCGATCATGGCCGGCTGGGCGGTCGCAGCCGCGGCCGGCGCGTCAATCGCGTTGCGCCGCAAGTTCTCCGCGTCGGGTTTCCTATGTGACGTGCGACGCTACGGCGCCACCTACGCCAACTACGTCGGCAAACCGCTGTCCTACATCCTGGCCACCGAGGCCCGCCCCGACGATGCCGACAATCCCCTGAAGATCCTGTACGGCAACGAGGGCGCGCCGCGGGATCTCGACCGGTTCGCCAAGAGGTTCGGCGTGGTCGTGGTCGACGGGTTCGGCTCCACCGAAGGTGGTGTGGCGATCGCCCGCACGCCCGACACCCCCGAGGGATCCCTGGGCCCGCTCACCGACGAGGTGGCGATCGTCGATGTCGACACCGGGAAGGCCTGCCCGCCGGGCGTCGTCGGCGAGCTCGTCAACCCGACGGGGCGGGGCTGGTTCCGCGGCTACTACAACGATCCCGACGCCGAGGCGCAGCGCATGGCCGGCGGTGTCTATCACACCGGCGACCTGGCCTACCGCGACGAGAACGGCTACGCGTATTTCGCCGGGCGGCTCGGCGACTGGATGCGGGTCGACGGCGAGAATCTCGGCACCGCGCCGATCGAGCGAATCCTGTTGCGCTACCCCGAGATCGTCGAGGCGGCGGTGTATCCGATCCCGGATCCCGCGGTCGGTGATCAGGTGATGGCCGCACTGGTGCTGCGGCCGGGCACGGTGTTCGATCCCGCCGCGTTCCGGTCGTTTCTGGCCGATCAGTCCGATCTCGGGCCCAAACAATGGCCTTCCTACGTTCGCGTCGCCACCGAACTACCGCGCACCGAGACGTTCAAGGTGATCAAGCGGCAGCTGTCCGCGCAGGGCACCGATTGCGCCGATCCGGTGTTCCGCATTGACTCTGCATGCAGGGCCCAAAAGTACGAGTAG
- a CDS encoding ferredoxin, which yields MRVEVDRDRCEGNAVCVGIAPDLFDLDDEDYAVVKADPVPADQEDLAEQSIAECPRAALLRKD from the coding sequence ATGCGAGTTGAAGTTGACCGTGATCGGTGTGAAGGCAACGCGGTGTGCGTGGGAATTGCCCCCGACCTGTTCGATCTCGACGACGAGGACTACGCCGTGGTGAAGGCCGATCCAGTGCCTGCCGACCAGGAGGACCTGGCCGAGCAATCCATCGCGGAATGCCCCCGCGCCGCCCTGCTCCGTAAAGACTAG
- a CDS encoding magnesium and cobalt transport protein CorA, giving the protein MIVDCAHYLDGSRQSDRTISLDEAAQQCHQGGFVWLGLFEPSSEELDEVRESFDLHELAVDDAKTFHLRPKVEEYESGVQLVILRTARYNHDQDEVDFGEISIFVGPGFVITVRQGVASELHGARTRLEQHPKLLALGPNSVLWAILDQVIKGYGPVVAGLESDIELVEGTVFSGAVAPTEQIYDLRREVTNFYRAVHPLLAVLTRVERNVEEPELAPYLRDVHDHVHLISEEVAAQKELLATVLQANMAVISVEQTEVSVRQNSTIEQLTILATVFLPLTFITGFFGQNFAWLTEHMSGFPSFIVFGVGGLVVPLILLWAWMRHNQRATGATPGRVAVDRAAADRVRPPGP; this is encoded by the coding sequence GTGATTGTCGACTGCGCTCACTATCTCGACGGTAGCCGGCAAAGCGACCGGACGATATCCCTGGACGAAGCGGCGCAGCAATGCCATCAAGGTGGGTTTGTTTGGCTGGGTCTCTTCGAGCCGAGCAGTGAGGAGCTCGACGAGGTGCGGGAGTCGTTCGATCTGCACGAGCTCGCCGTCGACGACGCCAAGACTTTCCACCTGCGCCCGAAGGTCGAAGAATACGAATCCGGGGTGCAGCTCGTCATCCTCCGCACCGCCCGCTACAACCACGATCAGGACGAGGTCGACTTCGGTGAGATCAGCATCTTCGTCGGGCCCGGCTTCGTCATCACGGTTCGGCAAGGTGTCGCGAGCGAGCTGCACGGTGCCCGCACCCGACTCGAACAACATCCGAAATTGCTTGCGCTCGGCCCCAACTCAGTGTTGTGGGCCATCCTAGACCAGGTGATCAAGGGTTACGGGCCGGTCGTCGCCGGTCTCGAATCCGACATCGAGCTGGTCGAAGGCACCGTGTTCTCCGGCGCGGTGGCGCCGACCGAACAGATCTACGATCTGCGTCGCGAGGTCACCAACTTCTATCGCGCGGTTCATCCGCTGCTCGCGGTGCTCACTCGCGTCGAGCGCAATGTCGAAGAGCCCGAACTCGCGCCATACCTCCGCGATGTGCACGACCATGTGCATCTCATCAGCGAGGAAGTGGCCGCCCAGAAGGAGCTCCTGGCCACGGTCCTGCAAGCGAACATGGCCGTCATCTCTGTGGAGCAAACCGAGGTGAGCGTGCGCCAGAACAGCACCATCGAGCAGCTGACAATCCTGGCCACGGTGTTCCTGCCGCTGACTTTCATCACCGGCTTCTTCGGGCAGAATTTCGCGTGGCTCACCGAACATATGAGCGGCTTCCCCAGTTTCATCGTGTTCGGCGTCGGCGGGCTGGTCGTTCCGCTGATCTTGCTCTGGGCGTGGATGCGACACAACCAGCGGGCGACGGGCGCTACCCCGGGTCGCGTCGCTGTCGACCGGGCAGCCGCCGACCGCGTCCGACCACCCGGTCCCTAG
- a CDS encoding succinic semialdehyde dehydrogenase, whose product MPAPSAADFARLRKLVAIADADARQSKSIEEVFTGRELTTIPVGTAEDVTAVFSKARAAQVNWARRPVKERCSIIERFGELVAQNRDFLMDVAQAETGKARSAAQEEIVDMILNSRYYAREAAKLLSPKRVQGLLPGFVKTVVNHHPKGVIGVISPWNYPMALSISDSIPALLAGNAVVVKPDSQTPFCTLANAELLYQAGLPRDLFAVVPGPGSVVGTAIVENCDYLMFTGSTATGRSLAEQCGRRLIGFSAELGGKNPMIVTKGADLDVVAKAATRACFSNAGQLCISIERIYVERDVAEEFTAKFGERVRNMKLSSAYDFTADMGSLISEDQVKTVSGHVDDAKVKGAKVIAGGNARPDIGPLFFEPTVLTDVTDEMECGRNETFGPLVSIYPVDSVEQAIAKANDTEYGLNASVWAASKSEGEAIAARLEAGTVNVDEGYALAFGSTAAPMGGMKASGIGRRHGADGILKYTESQTVSTARVLNLDPPLGISQTLWQKALTPMIQAVQKLPGR is encoded by the coding sequence ATGCCCGCTCCATCCGCCGCCGACTTCGCCCGGCTCCGCAAACTCGTCGCGATCGCCGATGCCGACGCGCGTCAGTCGAAGTCGATCGAGGAGGTCTTCACCGGCAGGGAGCTGACCACCATTCCGGTCGGCACCGCCGAGGATGTCACCGCTGTGTTCTCCAAAGCCCGTGCCGCACAGGTGAACTGGGCGAGGCGTCCGGTCAAGGAACGGTGCTCGATCATCGAGCGATTCGGCGAGTTGGTGGCGCAGAACCGCGACTTCCTGATGGACGTGGCCCAAGCAGAGACCGGTAAGGCCCGGTCGGCCGCGCAGGAAGAGATCGTCGACATGATTCTCAACTCGCGCTACTACGCCCGCGAGGCCGCCAAACTGCTCTCCCCCAAGCGTGTCCAGGGCCTGCTGCCCGGCTTCGTCAAGACCGTGGTCAACCACCACCCCAAGGGCGTGATCGGCGTGATCTCCCCCTGGAACTACCCGATGGCGCTGTCGATTTCGGATTCCATCCCGGCACTGCTGGCCGGCAACGCCGTCGTCGTCAAGCCCGACAGCCAAACCCCCTTCTGCACCCTGGCCAATGCCGAACTGCTGTACCAGGCCGGGTTGCCGCGCGACCTGTTCGCGGTCGTTCCCGGGCCCGGCTCGGTGGTGGGCACCGCGATCGTGGAGAACTGCGACTACCTGATGTTCACCGGCTCCACGGCCACCGGACGCTCACTGGCCGAACAGTGCGGACGTCGACTGATCGGCTTCTCCGCGGAACTCGGTGGCAAGAACCCGATGATCGTCACCAAGGGCGCGGACCTGGACGTGGTCGCCAAAGCCGCCACCCGCGCGTGCTTCTCGAACGCCGGGCAGTTGTGCATCTCCATCGAGCGGATCTACGTCGAACGGGACGTCGCCGAGGAGTTCACCGCCAAGTTCGGCGAGCGGGTGCGGAACATGAAGCTCTCCAGCGCTTACGACTTCACCGCCGACATGGGCAGCCTGATCTCCGAGGATCAGGTCAAGACCGTCTCCGGCCACGTGGACGACGCGAAAGTCAAGGGCGCCAAGGTGATCGCCGGTGGCAATGCCCGCCCGGACATCGGCCCGCTGTTCTTCGAGCCGACCGTGCTGACCGACGTGACCGATGAGATGGAGTGCGGCCGCAACGAAACGTTCGGGCCCCTCGTGTCCATCTATCCGGTGGATTCCGTCGAGCAGGCGATCGCCAAGGCCAACGACACCGAATACGGCCTGAACGCCAGTGTCTGGGCCGCGTCGAAGTCCGAGGGCGAGGCCATCGCAGCTCGGCTGGAGGCCGGCACGGTCAACGTCGACGAGGGCTACGCGCTAGCGTTCGGCAGCACCGCGGCACCGATGGGCGGCATGAAGGCGTCCGGTATCGGTCGCCGCCACGGCGCCGACGGCATCCTGAAATACACCGAGTCACAAACGGTTTCCACCGCACGCGTACTCAACCTCGATCCGCCGCTGGGCATTTCACAGACCTTGTGGCAAAAGGCGTTGACGCCCATGATCCAGGCCGTGCAGAAGCTGCCCGGACGCTGA